A single region of the Nocardioides aurantiacus genome encodes:
- a CDS encoding recombinase family protein — translation MSPKKIRTCVLYVRISLSTEESVSLQRQVEAGTAYAAARGWKVVGVFRDEGVSATRNKPEDRVGWHALLESRAPYDAVVVWKVDRLARRVIDFLNANEALKGRDAGIVAVEDPIDMTTAQGEAFAIMLAVFGQMEAATIRARVAAARDYLLRSGRYVGGAVLYGYRAAPNPAGPGYVLVHDVEQIGYVREMVRRTLAGMSIYSTMQWLDEVGAPTKKGLDTWSYNSVDRILRHPLLAGMVPHNPGHTDTQNRRGEDVVRDDDGLPVVDDSLAVMPVNQWRAMQAKLAEPTARRQPRAMRRKHSGVLSGLMWCGDPRHDEPVRMWRGTVGSGTGPRPAYTCKKCFQTLSNAEELIVAHVLAERGNLLHLNVVEEVVEGGSIAMQEASIRLADLGREMVAATPERAAQIVNEMTRLKEIQEHARHEPPQVRHVPVGGDPRTFQEDWDLATSDEERRTLLGHAVDRIVIRRGAKGAWTDTAKLARMTFEWMPAGQLDHPGDAALAGWAE, via the coding sequence CCGCTGCACGCGGTTGGAAGGTCGTCGGGGTCTTCCGGGACGAGGGGGTCTCTGCCACCCGCAACAAGCCCGAGGATCGAGTGGGGTGGCACGCACTGCTCGAGTCTCGCGCGCCCTACGACGCGGTTGTCGTATGGAAGGTGGACCGTCTCGCCCGCCGGGTCATCGACTTCCTGAATGCGAACGAGGCCCTGAAGGGTCGCGACGCGGGCATCGTCGCCGTCGAGGATCCCATCGATATGACAACCGCCCAGGGCGAGGCATTCGCGATCATGCTCGCGGTGTTCGGACAGATGGAGGCCGCCACGATCCGCGCCCGCGTCGCGGCTGCCCGGGACTACCTGCTGCGGTCGGGTCGGTACGTCGGCGGGGCGGTGTTGTACGGCTACCGCGCCGCGCCCAACCCCGCGGGGCCTGGGTACGTGCTGGTGCACGATGTCGAGCAGATCGGCTACGTCCGCGAGATGGTCCGACGGACCCTCGCAGGCATGTCCATCTACAGCACGATGCAGTGGCTGGACGAGGTCGGCGCACCGACCAAGAAGGGCCTTGACACGTGGTCCTACAACTCCGTGGACCGCATCCTGCGGCACCCGTTGCTGGCAGGCATGGTGCCGCACAACCCCGGCCACACCGACACCCAGAACCGCCGAGGCGAGGACGTCGTTCGGGACGACGACGGCCTGCCGGTAGTCGATGACTCACTGGCGGTCATGCCGGTAAACCAGTGGCGAGCGATGCAGGCCAAGTTGGCCGAGCCCACGGCCCGGCGGCAGCCCCGCGCCATGCGCCGCAAGCACTCGGGGGTCCTGTCCGGGCTCATGTGGTGCGGAGACCCGCGCCACGACGAGCCGGTGCGGATGTGGCGCGGCACGGTCGGCTCGGGCACCGGGCCTCGCCCCGCGTATACCTGCAAGAAGTGCTTCCAGACCCTCTCGAACGCCGAGGAGTTGATCGTCGCCCACGTCCTGGCAGAGCGCGGGAACCTGCTCCACCTCAACGTTGTTGAGGAGGTCGTCGAGGGCGGCTCTATCGCGATGCAGGAGGCGTCGATCCGGCTCGCGGACCTCGGTCGCGAGATGGTGGCCGCGACCCCGGAACGCGCCGCCCAGATCGTCAACGAGATGACCAGATTGAAGGAGATCCAGGAGCACGCGCGTCACGAGCCGCCGCAGGTGCGCCACGTGCCGGTCGGGGGCGACCCACGAACCTTCCAAGAGGACTGGGATCTGGCCACGTCGGACGAGGAGCGCCGCACACTATTGGGACACGCTGTCGATCGGATCGTGATTAGGCGGGGCGCGAAGGGTGCGTGGACGGACACCGCCAAACTTGCGCGTATGACGTTTGAGTGGATGCCCGCTGGTCAGCTGGATCATCCCGGCGACGCTGCCTTGGCGGGCTGGGCGGAGTAG
- a CDS encoding helix-turn-helix domain-containing protein — MLDLDAVATDLAISRAQVYALVRRGDLPAGKIGGRGQWRVRRADLEEYIERTWAATASWIADHPLSEGDDEVE, encoded by the coding sequence ATGCTCGATCTGGACGCCGTCGCCACAGACCTGGCAATCAGCCGTGCGCAGGTCTACGCCCTGGTCCGACGTGGTGACCTCCCCGCAGGAAAGATCGGCGGGCGAGGTCAGTGGCGCGTGCGGCGCGCAGACCTTGAGGAGTACATCGAGCGGACGTGGGCGGCGACGGCGTCGTGGATCGCTGATCACCCGTTGTCGGAGGGCGACGACGAAGTCGAGTAG